The Malus domestica chromosome 17, GDT2T_hap1 genome contains the following window.
ttatgagccaaatatcccagAATCAAAACCATATAATGAGCTGAAATCTAGAATACAATAAACAACATATGTGAATTCATTATGGTCAAAAAGAGAAAGTACACACCTAAAAATTGATTTGCATCCTCAAATTGCAAAATCTTGTCATCTTGGAGGTAGTGATAAGTGAAAGAGTTCTTGTAGAGATTTTGACAAGCAGGAACCGTCTGCATATAGAGGGAGAAAAACATCACACCAGAATGTCAAGACTTCGAATGTTGGAGACTGAATTACTATTTCAACCAAAACAATACGACAAGTAATCTACGAATATTAGCTCAGTAGTAAAGATCATCAAAACCAACCCAATGATCATAAATCGTCAAGGTCAAATAGTGAAACCTAAGTCATTAGCCAAGTCCATATCTATTCATAACCCTAGACACAGCCTTAATCCACCTTTCTTACTTCTCATATGAAATTATATCTTCTATTGCAGAGGAGTTAACCACCTATGTGACCACTACAGAGCTTATCCTTGAATGCTACTATTCGCTTCTTCATGTTCGCTATCTATCTCAACAGCCAACTACTTCAATCTAAGAGACAAGCTAACTTTTGATCTCAACCATTCCGTTTAACAATGGATGCTCTTGCAGCTATCTCATTGACTTCCCTATTATTTACATAAACAATGCAACAAAAGCACTTCCTCATACCGCAGATAAAATTTCAGCTTTGGCATCTCTTATCCATCATAAATACAGTTCTCCAAAAGCACAACTAATTTGCACAAATCAACATACGAAAACAAATTCGGCTACAGAAATCGAACCTATAAACCAAACTGATCCATTCCAAATAGCAAAACCGAACCAGAAACGCAGTATCGTATTCACAATTCTATAACCAAAGCATACAAATCAAAAGTACAAAATCTTACATTTAGGACACGAGATATTCCCTGAGTCTTGAGAAGTTCAGAGCGAGAAGCGTTATCGTAGCTGCCCAAATAGAGGAACTCCGGCAAGATCTCAGACGGAAAAGCACTAACTTGGATCGAAGTTCTCTCAGAAACCGCCGGCATTCTATGGCCGCAGACCCCACAGACCTCCCCTTCTTCGTATTTGTGATAGTGCCCACAAACCCCACATGgattctccctctccctcttcctcaTACCCTAATTCCAGCGAGATTATGCACCGACCCAGGTGAGAGAACGAATTCCAAATCACAAAACAAGCAGAACCCAGATCAAAAACCAGAGAAATCGAAGTGGGTTCCTCAAAGATTGTGTCTTTGATAAAGACTAAGGTGGGAAAAGAAGAGAGGGAgatttatagagagagagagaggggcagAGAGAGAATTAGAAGGCGTTACAAGGAAGCGTCGTTTTTATCAGATTTATGAAGATTTATGAGCTCTCGGATTCGCGCTTTGGCTTTTGGGCGTCACTCACTGACAAAGCTGTCCTTACTGGCGGTGGGAGACAATACagtagaagagagagagagagagagagaaagatagggtggggaggagagagaggggggaaaTCACTTCAGTACGTGTTTATCCATATTGTGTATATACTATTTCATTCCCTATTTATAATGGAGAGAGAAATATGAGAGAGATTTTGGTGTTGGTGTGATTTTTTGATTGATGCCTTGCTTGTTCCTTGTTCTTGCTGAAGGCTGTGCAGAAAAGCCAGACTTccttttattttgataattcaaTCCACAGGGGGTTATTTTCTGCAAAGCCCCACGGCCCCACCCATATTAGTACCCAATCATACTGTTCCTTTGGACCACATATTGTGTGGAGCCCATTTACAGTTTTGTCCAATTATGTGACGACATGTGGATTAGTATTCATGACTCATGGCAGCTTCTAgttttttcattgtctttgttTTTGGACGTGAACAACTCAAATGGATAATGGAGAAAGTTACTGACAATttctttaagaaaaaatatgaCTTTTACAAACCTCTTTTGGTTTTCACACATCTTTGTTTAAACATGATGTCGAATTCCGTTTGATTTATCcgattcaattattaaaaatatagagGATTGTGTAAAAAGCTAAAAGTTTTTGTCAAAGAAGTTTACCTATTATAAACTGTCATGACAACGGTATTTCAACTCAATTAtgtaattagtcaatttcccctTGTACTTGTAAGGATTGGCTAATTCACCctcccctcaactttaattttggtcaATTTACcctcctcaactctcataattagtcaatttgcaccatactgttaatttttttaattttccatctattctttCGTTAAGTAAGTATCCACATGACTACCTTTGAAAGGCAAAAAaagtcaatttgcaccctactgtCATTTTCCATTAAGTAGTTTCCCTACACCTTACTAGAGGTAGACGAGACCGAGAAAGGAGGCGATGGGGTGTGGGCAGCTGCAAACTGCAAAAGTAGCATATCAAATTGACTGGGCCGCAAACAGCGGAGGAGGGAGGCGTTGGCGGCAATCACGGGCTCAGCTtggagaaaaggaagaagaacataaattttgaagaaaaggaagaagatagAAGGTGTAAGGGAAATGACTTTTTTGCCCTTTAAAGGCAGTCATGCATATACCAACTTAACTGAaaaatagatggaaaattaaaaaaaattaatagtagggtgcaaattgactaattatgagagttgggGGGGGggattggccaaaattaaagttgagggaggaaattgactaattatgagagttgatgGGGCGAAATTGGccaatccttacaagttcagggggtaaattgatgaatacctcatTAGAAAAATTATAGCATTCAGCGTCAATAATACAAACACATGCCACATCTAAATATTTATCTACAATACTATATGATATATTATTGTATCATTAACACAAAGCATTATTAGAAAAACGTAAGTAGCTTTACTGATTTTGGTGCACCCAATGGCTAGGCCCAAAGTCAAGCCTAGTAAGATATCTCAACGAAACAATCGTTTAAAAGAGTTGAACCCAAAAAAAGCCACGGCCATTGCTGGCGCTCTGAAAACAATGGCTTTTCCCGCTTGGCACAAACTCTTCACTCGTCGCTTGTCCTCTTATTTCTTTGACCCCCTCCACCTCATCGTTCTCGCAGAGTCGTCGTCACAGGTACTTTCTATCTCCTCCCTTTTCTGTCTCTCATTCTCTCTGTAATCTTAGCTTGGTACGCTCTGGTATGCAAGGTTGGGCATGGTGACGCCATTGGGTTGCGGGGTGGAGACGACGTGGAAGAGATTCATAGAAGGCGATTGCGTAAGGGCACCGACCCCTGAAGATATCAAGATGAACAACTTTGATTCAAACACCTAATCGTACACCTTCGACAAGCTCACCTTCAAGGTTGTTGCAATCGTGCCCTGTGGAAGTAAACCAAGTGAATTCAACGAGGAATTCTATGTGATTTCGATGCAATGTTCAAACTAGCAAATGCCTTCTCCATGCTACTCTCACCATGCCTATCAAGTCTTTGTTCATAACCCTTTAAAATGGCAACCACATCCTAAGCATCTATGGTTTCCAAATCCTTAGTATTTTCTATCACTGCTGCAATACTATCATACGATTTAGGCAAGCTAATTAACAGTATCTAGACAATTCTTTGATTACTCAGATTTTCACCATAACTTCTTATTTGATTAATAAGATCAAATAGTTTAGCAATACACAGAGAATGATTCATTATCATTCATGTAAGTATATTCAAAATCTCGTCTAAGACCTTGAAGTTTCACATATCTTACTTGCTTATCAGTTATCACCAACAAATTCTTGTTTCAGAATATCCCACGCAGCCTTTGCACTTTCCTGGGTTGCGATCCTCAAGAAAATTTGATCTGAAATAGCACCTTAGATGATTCCCAGTGCTCTAGCATCCTTGACCACATTCTTTTGTATCCGCTTCTTATCCACCTCCGTAAGCTCATCCTCCTTCTTCGTTGGAGTATCATAACCCTTCTCAACCAGATCCCACAACTCATGTGAATGGAAAATGGTCTTCATTTTGATTTTCCAGAAATCAAAATTCTCACCATTAAAGACTGGTGCTCTGAGTTCTCCTCCTCCAAATCTAGCCATGTTAGACTCGATCGCAGATACAAGCTCGAATCATCGCAATGAGCTTTTGCTGTGAATCCGAGCTCAATCCTACACACAGAGACGACGCCCAGAGAATTTAGACCTAACCTGGCTCTGAGGCAATGTTAGTTAATTCGAATTAAACAAGAATTATAACAGTGTTTATGGAAGAGAAACCCAGAAAACTTgagcaagaagaagaaatgtgATTAGAAAGCTCAGAGGATATCCCTCTGCTATTCTCCCATATATTTCGGACACACATTCTAAGCATGTGAGCTCATACACCAACAATATAACCGTTGGAGGTGAGAAAAAGATAGACACATCTCTAAATTCAATCTCAGCCATCCATTTCATACTACACTGAGATTAAGACACTTGTCCATTATCAAGCCCTATGAGACTTAATCAACACATTACATTTTTAACACACAAGCTCAGCCTATGAGCTAAAGCACAACACTAATCAGTTCATCAATCTACGCACTAACAGTTATCCCTGCGGACTTTTAGTGCTGCAAAATATCTAACTAGTTTAAATTTGGAGCATGTGGGAATACAAGGCTTCTCTGGTCTTGTACCTTGTTCTTCCTTGAAAAGATTGTCCCTCAAAATGTGGATTTGGGAAACTTTGATCTCATCGACATGTTTAAGTTATGCCTTTCCATCGAACATTTGTCATTAACGTCATGTGTTATGCGGAGCagggtctttctttttccagaATCCAGCCTCAAATACTTGGAAATTATATAATGCGCTGGTGCCAGGTTGATTGTAGTTCGTGCTATGTATCTCGAATCTTTTAAATTTGTTTCAGGTTCAGATCAAAGCTGGAGAATGAGATTGGAAGAGCTCGCGATCATGGGAGCTAAGAACCTGAGAAATTTTGTATTATGTGGAAGCAAATTCTATGTGAGGGATGCCTTTATTAATCCAAAAGTAacgtttttcctttttaatggTTTTGTGAAGTCGATCTCTTCAATTAAATTGGCTCCTACAGGCTCATCAGAACACTTATCTGCGCTGAGAGATTATCTCGAAAGTTTTGATTGCTCCGAAGACATATCCCTCTATATTCAAGATGCCAAGGTATATATATCCGTCACTTTACAGTTTGTGTATTTATTCATCTAATATTCCACGTTCTGCAGTTGATTCCTTACTAAAAATTTCCTTTTTAATTCTCTGTGTTGTGTGAACGGTGTAGTCCTTCATCTTTCCAGAGAGTTTCAGAAAGACCTGCTCTCCACGATTGCGTAATCTCAAATATAACGTCACGGCCAAGATGCCTCCGGCAACTGAGGCAGAAGATTCCGAGTTGAGGGACTCCTTGCTTTGGATAGCACCTTCTGCATATATACCACAAATCGAACACTGGACATAATGAAATGGAGGACCGATGATTTTTAGTTGTTTTCACTTTCGAAGTTTAGGGTTTCATACAATCTTCTTCATTTATTCGAAGTTTAGACTTTCAGTTAATCTCTAGcacaaaagaaattaaatttttttacttcttcatGTGAATGGTTTCGTTGAAGACAGTTCGTATTTACTTCAGTATGAACTAATTTCATgcagtaattaatggatgagtATACGTAAACTGTTTTCCCGCAATGAATGAAATTAAATCGGTTGAAGACCATTAACCATGTAGCAGCTAGCAAGCAGTTTTCTCTAACAAAACCATGTACACCGGAATTGTTACAAACGTAGAACAAGTTATATGTTACAATTTCTCACATTCAACGAGCGGAagggttcttcttcttccctctcaTCCTTACATACGAACATTGAACTGCGCTATTCAAAAAGGAACGCTGAGGCTTTAAATCCTCGTAAGGAAAGTCCAGGTCACGAATGATGTATGCATTTAGACAAAGTTGTGCAGAAGCCATTTAAGACTGATTGCGATGCCGCATATATTACGTCCCTGCAGACCATGATTCTTGAACTCGAGCGTTTTGAAGGGTGAAGCCGTGAATGATTGGTAAAGGGAATTCCTTGAGAAAACCGAGACACTTTTGGGAGATGACAACGGATGCGAAGGCTTGGTCGGCAACTTGGACTTGCAGGTGGGTCGGCGGTGAAAGGAAGAAGGAAGCTATGAGGAGGAAGAGAACAGTTGGTGGCGCCATTGAAGTGTCTGGAGAAGAGAAGACAAAGAGGActgattccttttttttttttttttttttttgtcttggtGTTGGCTTCGGCGCAAGGACAAACATCGAAAAGAGCGCAAAGatttaaaaactaaacaaaactCTTGGTATGTGAAATGTCCAAAACACCCCCAGAGTTTTTGGCGTTGTTTGGTGGGTGAGCTTTTTGGTGGAATAAAACTTTAGGGAGAGTTTCACAACCTGCGGTAGGGCATACCCACCATCTCGGGTCGATATGATTTATGTGTATCATTTAATTATCAGTTGTCTTTGGTAGTGGTGGATTCAGGATTTTAAATTCGAGGGATCCCAATAATAAAGATCaaaaaatttatagacaaaaaataatattgaaaatttaaatataatacatttcattcaaaaatcatatgcaaaacaaaattacaaattataAAATCATAATTCAAGCGTCCATTACGAGGTTTCATAAGTTACTAGGGAGTATCTAAGTTATTGATTATCTATTATGGACCACTAAATTTAAAACACCGGTCAAATAAAACTCTCCCCAAACTTCCACTATCTTTCTAACCAAACACACCATTTTACTCTTTTACTAGTTTCCAAACATCCATTTTCTCTCTCACTAAGAACACAGATGTCATACCTCCACCAACTGCCTCCCTCCCATTCTCCTGAAGCCATGGCAGCTCCACCCCTAAATTTCACCAACCCATGACAGATCATATCCATCTTACTAACCTTATGTAGGAAATTTCACCCATAAGAAAAATTACTAAGGTGGTTGAAATAATTTGGGGAAATTTGGGCTTATGTACTGCCCTGCCAGACGACAGAGAAAGGTTGGAGGAGAAGTGGGTGGCATCGATGGATGAGACCATGGCAGAAGCAAGGAGGAGAGAGGCTGGAAGGGTccctattttctttcttctccgtgCGCGGTCATCTTCTCCGAGAAGAAGACAACCACTGCAACCTGCAACCTACAACCTGCACATACCTCATGCTCGAGTACGAAGGGTCCCTCCCTCCCCATTCTCCTGAAGCCATGGCAGCTCCACCCCAAATTTCACCAACCCATGACAGATCATATCCATCTTACTAACTTTAtgtaggaaatttcacctaTAAGAAAAATTACTAAGGTGGTTGAAATAATTTGGGGAAATTTGGGCTTATGTACTGCCCCACCAGACGATAGAGAAAGGTTGGAGGATAAGTGGGTGGCATCGATGGATGAGACCATGGCAGAAGCAAGAAGGAGAGAGGCTGGAAGGGTccctattttctttcttctccgtgCGCGGTCATCTTCTCAGAGAAGAAGACAGCCACTGCAACCTACAACCTACAACCTACACATACCTCATGCTCGAGTACGAGGGGTTCCCGGAAAATTTCTAGCAGCGATTTAGGATCGTCGACGGGTCCTGGGACCTTCCAAGTTCCTATGTGGATCTGTCTTTGGTCTTCGGTATGAATTTACGTAAGAATTTATAGATTTCACCCATAAAAACTGCTTACAGCGGAACTCAAATGTTACTAAGATTACACACAAGACAACCCTACCAATTTGAGCCAACCGTTGTTGGCTTTGGTGTGAGCCTTAGGAGGGGAGTAAGTTGGGAAAAAAGTAGAGGGAGTAAAGTGGAATTTCCCCTCCACTGCTGCGAATGACACCACGCATTTGGCACAACTTTTAACTTGCCGTTGAATTAAAAATTGGATCTTTTCCTCGTGtggggggaagaagaagaaacaagaaaaggagGCCAAAGCAGCCGAAGATGGCGTTGCAGACGGGGGTATCCGGCTCCAAGGTTCTCATCCTCGTCGGAGCAGGTCAGGATTATTGAATTTTGTTCCTATTTTGCcctttttactttgttttcttTCCAGTTTGATCTAAATTCTAGAAATTTGATTGATCAGAAACAAAATTCTGAAACTTTGAAGGATATAACCTTATTGAAACTGAAATTGCACAGATAGCAAGTAAATTTGGGTACAAATAGCAATTAGTTGGTGAACTGAGTGGTAAGTAGTGCGGACTGTCTTTTGGCTGCTATGGCTGCTGGACACAGATTCAGGGTTTAACCTATTTTTCATTCTTCTGGGCGTGTagatgtttgtttatttttgctATAAACTGTTGTAATCTAATGGGATTGGGATTCGAACTTGGTGCAAGGGGGCGGGCACGCCTCCTTGCCCAACTGGCCTAACTCCGCGTCTGCTTCTCTAGGGGTGTAGATTACCAAGTGGATTCTTGTTACTTTCATAAGTAATGATCCTAGTGCTTCAAAAGTATAATTCCTTTCTATTTTAATGAGAATTTTTAGTAGGAAAGGACGGAAAAACAGAATAGAACACGAACGGTTTACAAAACACAGTTTGTATATAGTTCTTTGTACCTTTCCATCTATTACTATTTTCCTCTAACTAGTAAATATTTTGCGATTCAGGCTTGACCAGTTCGATAGTTTTGAGGAGCGGGCGATTGTCTGAACTTATTGCACAGCTTCAGGATATACTGAAGGGTGTAAATGAAGCTGATATCTTGCCTGAGAAGTTTGATAGTGCAATTATCAGAGCTCAGGTATTGCAGCTTGAATTCAATTAGGTTTTTATACTTAAAACAGATTCAAAGTTTGCCAGAGATACCGTGCATCATCTCAGATACTGATGTTTTGTCATGGTCAAACGGTGACAAATGCTACAAGTTTCATCAATTTCGGTTTGAATAGTATTAATATGTGATGGCTCGATCAATATTGTCATCTACTTAAAGTCTTAAACCAAAAATTATATTGAAACTttatttatctttctttttgAACTCTAGAAGTTGAGCGTGAAGTGCTATAATACCGGAACTCTTATGGTTTTGTCCTCTTTTTTCAACTGTTTAGTCCATAAATGTGGTTATATTATGCTTGTAGATACATAATTTCTTTGCAGGGTTTGTATAAGTTAATACTTACATTTGTTTTTTACCTTCAGATTCAACAATTGGCTCGAGAAATCAGGGAGTTAACCTCATCTGGCCCTGTAACCGTCTACAATGAGAATTCTTCCTCTAGTGGTATAAACAGTTCTTCAGAGGCTTTATAacggttttgtgattttcatagATTAAAGTTTCTATGAATTGTTCAGAAACCACTTTGCACATTTATTCTCTGCCTGGGAATGATCGGGACTTTATATCGATAGAGATGTTCACATATTTCATGTCACAGCAGGGAGTTATGCTTCATATTTAGTTCCAGCTGCTGCAATTGGTGCAATGGGCTATTGTTACATGTGGTGGAAGGTACCTCTCCAAAAATTTGTCGTGGCAATCACAAACACATTCTATTTAGTTCTGCACTTGTAAGGATTTGTATCATTGCTGATCTACGGGTATGTCTGTGATATCGTGCAGGGCTGGTCATTTTCTGATGTAATGTTTGTAACAAGGCATAATATGGCAAATGCTGTTGCAACAGTGTCCAAACAATTAGAGAATGTGCATGAAACATTGGCGGTAAGTCAGATGTGTTGGCCATGGTGTGGTTGGCTTTTCCAGATGGTAATCCTCAAAAGGGTCTGCAGCACGCTGATGTCTCGACTGTCATTTTGCAGTGTACAAAAAGGCATCTGTCGAAGAAGCTGGAAAACTTGGATTGGAAGGTGGAGGAGCAGAAGGAAATAACTCAGCTTATTGCAAATGATGTATGAAACATTATATTTACGTACTTTCTTTTCAATGATGTATTTACATACTCCGATGTAAATAAGTACTCACTATGATCGTATCCATTTTCCATTTCATTTGAATGCAGGTGAATGAGGTGAAAACAAACCTTTCTCAAATTGGGTTTGATGTAGAAATGATTCATCAGATGGTGTCTGGGTTGGTGAGttgatatattttctttaatatGTTCTTTTATGTTGCTCAGAAATGCTTTAAGCTTATCAGAGTACTTatgttgtatttgttaattGGCTCAACAGGAAGAGAAGGTCGACCTTATTGAGAGCAAACAGGTTATATTTCTGGTTATGCTACGACTTTGGAAATCTTCtgcatttttctattttcttttcgtCTCTGTAGTCATTGATTTGACCCTTTTGTTTTCAATACAGGATGCAACCAACTCAGGTCTATTGTATCTATGCCAAGTAGCAGATGGCGTCAAAGGTCAGCTGGATACTAAACCCTTACAGGTCaggatattttctttttgttctttagAAAACTGATTACTAAATGAGCTAGGGGATATATCTAGTTAATCGATGAAATGTGCTTACTGCACGTCAACATTGTCAAGGACCCATCGTCCTCCTCGATCAGTTACTAAGTTATCTTAGTAGTTGTATATCTGCAGAATGTCTCAGCTAAGCTAGGAAAGCATTCACCAATGGCAATAGAGGATAAATCACCCAAGGTAGATTGACCCtcattttcttatgttttcCACATTACgcttttttaatatttggttgTAACATGTCCAAACTTCGAAAAATACTTTAGGGCCTTCAATTCTTTGCTGACAATGAAGAACAGAGCACAACGGAGAAATCAATGACAAAAAAGAATGATCCCA
Protein-coding sequences here:
- the LOC103417180 gene encoding uncharacterized protein isoform X2 — its product is MALQTGVSGSKVLILVGAGLTSSIVLRSGRLSELIAQLQDILKGVNEADILPEKFDSAIIRAQIQQLAREIRELTSSGPVTVYNENSSSSGSYASYLVPAAAIGAMGYCYMWWKGWSFSDVMFVTRHNMANAVATVSKQLENVHETLACTKRHLSKKLENLDWKVEEQKEITQLIANDVNEVKTNLSQIGFDVEMIHQMVSGLEEKVDLIESKQDATNSGLLYLCQVADGVKGQLDTKPLQNVSAKLGKHSPMAIEDKSPKGLQFFADNEEQSTTEKSMTKKNDPNIFPGEKVPAIKTRIHRSYPVGISLTRDKMGSGI
- the LOC103404970 gene encoding protein-tyrosine-phosphatase IBR5-like isoform X2, with translation MRKRERENPCGVCGHYHKYEEGEVCGVCGHRMPAVSERTSIQVSAFPSEILPEFLYLGSYDNASRSELLKTQGISRVLNTVPACQNLYKNSFTYHYLQDDKILQFEDANQFLEQCERDKARVLVHCMSGQKRSPAIVIAYLMKSRGWRLALSYQWVKERRPAVELTEGMQ
- the LOC103417180 gene encoding uncharacterized protein isoform X1, with amino-acid sequence MALQTGVSGSKVLILVGAGLTSSIVLRSGRLSELIAQLQDILKGVNEADILPEKFDSAIIRAQIQQLAREIRELTSSGPVTVYNENSSSSAGSYASYLVPAAAIGAMGYCYMWWKGWSFSDVMFVTRHNMANAVATVSKQLENVHETLACTKRHLSKKLENLDWKVEEQKEITQLIANDVNEVKTNLSQIGFDVEMIHQMVSGLEEKVDLIESKQDATNSGLLYLCQVADGVKGQLDTKPLQNVSAKLGKHSPMAIEDKSPKGLQFFADNEEQSTTEKSMTKKNDPNIFPGEKVPAIKTRIHRSYPVGISLTRDKMGSGI